TAAATACACAATAAGAAATTGCTTCCAGCGCTATATATGTAGATGCTCTGAGCTGAATTCTCTACTTATTATTTTTAACATGGAAAAAGGCATTGGTATTgggaatttcaaataaaatatatatatatagagtaTTGTCAACATGTCTTTTTGTCACGTCCTTCAACGACCTTTGCACCATtattaataaagaataacaaaCTCTCTAACATTATGTTTCCCTTCtacaaaaagtaaaatttttaaaattcaatacgTTTAAAACTAACTAAATGCTAAGTAACGTGTGTGAACGTTAACGAGCGCATAACCTACTTACAACTTACAGCTTGCATGTGCGGGACGTATGAGCCATACGCTGACGTATGttgaaaagttttgtgcatgaACAAAGTTTTTCGACGACCCCGCCGTACTACGACGTATACCAGCTTGCTTCAACGTgcttttaaggtaatatgcgcctcgaaagtgaaagacttaaacttttgctcaaactttccttagtgaaactttcaaccattctcttaccaaagcaagaataaaaatcaggggtcaccgtgcaaactttggtactagagagacaaataacttgcgatttatcgatatttgaaacccaaaatggccgccatccctgtgttaactctatgggaaaaatataattttcgattttcgaaaaactaagacggtgaaaatttttctttcatcaagagctttaaaagagcccccacaagtgatatgtcagaagaaaattgataaaatttgaaagccctaatttctgtccccgaggcgcgttctaccttaactgaaaaaaatactcataACGTGTTTGACGAATACCAGCGTGTTCTCCAAATGTTTCATTCGTTGGCATTCGCTTGCTtcatcgtcaaggtgtgacagggccgTAATATAAATTAAAGACGTAGGACTTGTTATTTAggattttccctttttaccCTTATGTAATTTCCAGAGTCTTTCCAGAGCATACCCCTTGGTAAATACTGTTGTTTCTTCTTTACAATTATGCAGCAGAGACAGAGACATGCCTACACAGAGAACATCCCTGGATATCAAAGGCGGTGTAGTAAAACCAATCCAGGTAATGCATGTGGCTTTATTTCTTACACAGTAAAATGAAATACCTTTTAatttattatgcacatgtcCAACACGATGAAACGGTATAAACTGCACGTGTTGCTCAATGTCCATAATGCCTGTCAGTTTTGCAAGTCTGAAATAGTGACTGTCTATAACTACAACCATGAGACGTATTTAGCCCTGTCCATAGTCTATGTCCCGGAACCTTGAATTATTATCATTCCTGCAAGAAATGTTGACGTGCCATTCACAAGACTCATGAACTCTTGGTGGGTCAAGTCCGGTAGGAAACCAATTCATACATGTGCAATTGAATAGCGGTTATCCTCATTGGGGTTTTTGTCTCGAAGAAAAAATAGTGCTATCATAGTGACAGGTAGAATTGGTAAAAGAGTTTAAAAGGTGTCAGTTTCACCAGTGATTGTTTTTTCTATCTGATGCAGGTCGTTGATTCAGAGAATGAACCGCATGTAAGTAAGCATGTTGGGGAGCAGGCTGTAATTTCAGATATAGTCCGGCAACAGAGCCAAAAGATAGAGTATTTGGAGAACGAGCTAGAAGTAGCGAAAGTCAAGATTGCAGATTTGGAAAGATCCAACCTCAAAATCCAGCGGGGCCAGGCTGATAGAATTACTACACTCTACGATATCGTGAATGACTTGGTtgagaaaagagaaagagatAGAGATGCCTTCGAGGAAAACGCTGCCATACGAACCAAGATCGAAGAAGACATGGCACGTCAACGAGAGATCGTTGAAGAGCTACAGCGAGGGATGGAAGTTAAGGATGGGAAGATAGAAGTGTTGATAAAGGAAAAGCAGATTCAGGAAGAAGATCAGTTAAACATCAAACACGAAAAtaagaaacttgaaagaaaagTGGAAACCCTTGTCAACGAGAATGAACGCCTGAAGAGTGAAGTCAAGTCCCTTGCAGCACTTGAAGACGTACTTAGAAGACAGCAATCTGAGATGAAAATTATGAAGAAGAAAGACGAAGAAATATGGAGTAGGGTGGAAAAGAACAGCGGCAGAATTCAGGCCGTGTCTGATGCCACACCCACCGTGAAAGAGTTGCGAGAGTTGGAAGAAAGGATGCTAAAGAAAGCCGGAGATATTCTGAAGGATGTTCGTGGTATGGTAACACCAAATGTCACACAGACTTTTAACATCAGCAACAACATCACCCAACCTTCACTAGGAGCTCCTGAACAAGTGAATACTACAGGGGGTGCCAATGGTATAAAGGCTGGTAATGATGTCACCACCCCGACACCAGAATCGACAAATCCAGATAGCGAAAGCATGCACTCCAGGCCAGACTCTGGATTTGATTTAGGTATAACATGAATTTAAATCTTACCTACAATTTATGTAGTATGTATTACAGATTTATACGTCTTCTTCTCTGATTGACCACCCTAGCACTTACAATTATGATACACTTTTAGTAAAGTGAGCCGGCACACAAATATTGTCATAAAGTATTGATCACAAGCCGTACTTTTTATGATATCATTGAACTGATATGTTATATCCCTATTCTCTGCCTGTAGATTCATTTAATCCTCCTGCAACAGCTGATGTCGACAAGGAGATGGATAATGAGGATAAGCAAGATTGAAGAATGCAATGAGGGTCAACTCTTTGCTGGTGTAACAAGTTAACCTTACTTATTATTCAATTAATGACTAATACGCCTTTGTTATATGCAAACATTCTGTAGTGCCTTAACTTAGCTGAACTAATAAACATCATTATTATTCAATAACATGTATGTTGGTAATTATTCAACACAAAAGCCCAAGTATCCTCCCGTACAATAAATTTAGTACATTTGCAAAGGGCTCAGAAAGACAGTTCATGCTAACCTTGAACGTTTCTCCTAGCGAGTAATTGTCAATATGCGAAACAAAGAAGACATGAGAGAAAACTGTCAGTAGCTATTATATGTACTAATAAACTTGTGTCTCTTTATGTTCGAAGAATTGGGAAATCAATTTATTGAAACTCAACCATTATGGaatcttattaaagttatgtgAATTTAAGAAAGCCCCATTTAACGTAATGACCGGTACCATGCACGAGTGTCAATGGCCTTTAACTTTAAAATACGCTCTCAATCGTTCGTTCACCTATTCTGCATAGAGTTTTGTTGTG
This DNA window, taken from Ptychodera flava strain L36383 chromosome 4, AS_Pfla_20210202, whole genome shotgun sequence, encodes the following:
- the LOC139131063 gene encoding myosin-6-like isoform X1: MSDDGNHSPGPPSKLQTANTNEQYRPRCSICQEVAIFINNGVSFCSQTCFENHETLLLSRDRDMPTQRTSLDIKGGVVKPIQVVDSENEPHVSKHVGEQAVISDIVRQQSQKIEYLENELEVAKVKIADLERSNLKIQRGQADRITTLYDIVNDLVEKRERDRDAFEENAAIRTKIEEDMARQREIVEELQRGMEVKDGKIEVLIKEKQIQEEDQLNIKHENKKLERKVETLVNENERLKSEVKSLAALEDVLRRQQSEMKIMKKKDEEIWSRVEKNSGRIQAVSDATPTVKELRELEERMLKKAGDILKDVRGMVTPNVTQTFNISNNITQPSLGAPEQVNTTGGANGIKAGNDVTTPTPESTNPDSESMHSRPDSGFDLDSFNPPATADVDKEMDNEDKQD
- the LOC139131063 gene encoding myosin-6-like isoform X2, with the translated sequence MSDDGNHSPGPPSKLQTANTNEQYRPRCSICQEVAIFINNGVSFCSQTCFENHETLLLRDMPTQRTSLDIKGGVVKPIQVVDSENEPHVSKHVGEQAVISDIVRQQSQKIEYLENELEVAKVKIADLERSNLKIQRGQADRITTLYDIVNDLVEKRERDRDAFEENAAIRTKIEEDMARQREIVEELQRGMEVKDGKIEVLIKEKQIQEEDQLNIKHENKKLERKVETLVNENERLKSEVKSLAALEDVLRRQQSEMKIMKKKDEEIWSRVEKNSGRIQAVSDATPTVKELRELEERMLKKAGDILKDVRGMVTPNVTQTFNISNNITQPSLGAPEQVNTTGGANGIKAGNDVTTPTPESTNPDSESMHSRPDSGFDLDSFNPPATADVDKEMDNEDKQD